A window of Phycisphaeraceae bacterium genomic DNA:
AGCTGGGGCTTGCAGGGCAGGCGTCGCTGCTGGTGCGTCAGACGATCCTCGGTGCGGCCCATCTGTTGGCGGCATCAGGTGAGTCGCCAGCCGACCTGCGACGTAAAGTGACCAGCCCCGGCGGGACGACCGAGGCAGCAACCAGACACATGGACGGCAACAAATCCATTGACGTGATCGTCAACGCGATCAAGTCAGCCGAGAAGCGTTCCAAAGAACTCGGGCACTGATGCCCGGACTGCTGAGTAAGTTTCTAATTCTGCTCATCATCACGATTGCGCTGTGGATGAAGTACGATCCCGAAAGAACGGGAAGCGGGAATTAAACATCGATGGCCACCTACCCGACCCTTCGTGATTTTCTGGATGCCCTTGAAAAAGCAGGCGAGTTGCACCGTGTCAAGGCTCGCGTGTCGCCGATGCTCGAAATCACCGAGATCGCCGACCGCGTGAGCAAGAGTGCCGCACCGCACACCAGTCCGCACGCCCGGAAAAACGATCCGAATCACGCACATCTGGGCGGTAAGGCGTTGCTCTTTGAAACTGTCGAAGGCGCATCCATGCCGCTGGCGATCAACGTGTTCGGTTCATATCACCGGATGGAGATGGCTCTGGGCGTTGAGCAGGACGGCGGGTTTGACGGGCTGGCGGAAAAAGTCGGCCGCCTGATCAAACCTGAACCGCCCAGCGGCATCCTCGACAAAGTGAAAAAGGGCATGGAGCTGGCAAAGCTCGCCTCACTGACGCCGCGTCTCGTGCGCACCGGTCTGTGTCAGCAAGTCGTCAAGACCGGCGAGCAAGTGAACCTGTTTGAGCTGCCGATCATCAAGTGCTGGCCGGACGACGGCGACCCGTCACGATTCGGCTATCCGCAGAGCCTTCAGCAACCCGGACAGGGCAGATACATCACCTTCGGCGGGATTCACACCATCCACCCCGACGACGCGGGCGTGGACGGACCACGCCTGAGCCGCAACATCGGCATGTATCGCGCACAGCTTCTGACGCGCAATACCACCGCGATGCACTGGCACATGCACCACGACGGCGCGAGACATTGGCGGGCGTGGAAGAAAGCAGGCAAACCCATGCCGCTGGCAATCGCGCTGGGCGGCGAAAGCGTGCTGCCTTTCGCGGCGACGGCACCGCTGCCCCCCGGCGTGTCGGAGTTTCTTTTTGCCGGTTTTCTCAACGAAGGGGGCATCGAGGTAGTGCCTTGCAAGACGGTCGATCTGCATGTGCCGGCCAATAGCGAGATCGTCATCGAGGGCTTTGTGAGTACGGAGTGCGGTCCGCCGGATTACGATCCGCGCGTATCAGCGTTGAACCCAGCTCCCCAACCGCTCCTCGCTGACCACGAGTTTTTTGAGGGGCCTTTCGGCGACCACACCGGCTTTTACTCGCTGCCCGACCGCTACCCGGTCTTCACCGTCACAGCCATCACGCACCGCAGAGATCCCATCTATCCGACAACGATCGTCGGCCTGCCGCCGCAGGAAGATTACTACATGGGTAAGGCCACGGAGCGCATCTTCCTGCCTCTGCTCAAAACGCTGGTGCCCGACATCATCGACTATGACCTGCCGATGTTCGGCGTGTTCCACTCATGCGCCTTTGTGAAAATCCGCAAGGAATACCCGCTACAGGCACGCCGGGTGATGCACGCGATCTGGGGTGCGGGACAGATGGCCTGGACGAAAATGATCGTCGTCGTTGATGAAAACGTCGATGTCCACGATCAGAACGCCGTGCTGTTTCATCTGGCGGCCAACTGCGATCCCGGACGCGACATCGAGATCATCAACGGCCCGCTCGACATTCTCGACCACGCTGCGCCCCGGCTGGGAGCCGGACACAAAATCGGCTTCGACGCGACAGCCAAGATCAAGGGTGAAGAAGTCAACGGCCACGCGATCCGCAACTGGCCCCGGTTGCTGGAAATGTCGCCGGCGATCAAGGAACTCGTCGGGCGACGGTGGCGTGAGTACGGCTTATAGACGTCACGGATCGTTCACCGTGTTGCGGGACGAGCACCCGGCGCACGTACCTGCGGACTGCGGTAAACCCGGATTTCGTACCCGCCGTCGTTGAACGACTTGACCAGCGTAAGCGTGTTGAAAAGTTTTTCGTAACCGGCGATTTCTTCGGAGTATCGTTGCCGGTCGGTGAAAAACCGGCCGAACGCCGGCTCACCAAAAACAAAATATTCCACCCCCTGCTCAAAGTACCACTGCGGATCGTGGACGCAGAGAAAACGCTCCGCCCGGACGTCAAAGAGAGCCGGATCGATGAAAGCTGAATAGCTCTCGACCGCCACCCGGCAATTACGAGGGATGTTGTCCTCCAGCCAGTCTCGTGCTGTCTCCCGGCTGTCAGTCGTGGTAAGCCGGACGTTCGCCTGCACGACACGAACCAGAGGCAATGCCAGCAGCGCGGCGGCGACAAGACCCATGATCGGGGAAAAGGCGATGGAAACCCGTTCATTCCGCTGGCGCGTCATCCATCGGAAAAAATCCGCCAATCCCATAGCTGCGAAAATGCAAAGGAACGGCATCACCGGCAGCAACGTCTGCTCATTTCGCACCGGCACGCTGGCGATGATGACGAAATAGATGATCGGGAACAACATCAGAAACATCGTGGCCGGCTCGCGCCTGTTTCGACGCAGGCACCGAGCCATCTGCACCAGTGCCAGCACGGCGATAGGCCCCTCGAAGAACAGGAGATAATGCGCGTACCACAGCGGCGCACCGCCTTCCATCCCCGGGTGGCCGTTGGCGTAGTGGATCGTCTCGATGAGAATGTTGCCGATGAAGGTTTGCCAGTCGATCAGCGAGTAAGGCGTCGTCGCAAGGAACGCCAGCGGTGCAAGCACGAAAGTCAGCGCGAGCTTCCAGTCCTTGTTGTGCTCACACTTGTCGGAGACGAAGTAGGCGATGATCGGCAGCGCGATTGCAAAGAAGCCGTTGTATTTCGATCCGGTCGCCAGGCCGCAGGCGATCCCCGCCAGCGCGTAGTCACGCCATCGACCGTGCGCAAGGATCCGCTGGCAGGCCCAGACGACGACCAGCAGGAAAAATAGCATCACGACATCGGGATGGATGTAGCGACTTGAGGCAACGTGTGATGGGGAGACAGCAAGCATCGCCGCTGCCAGCAGACCGATGGTGCGATCGCGCGTCAATTGCGTGACGATGAGAAAGAGCATGCCCACGCTTGCGACGCCGAACGCCACGGTGATGAGCCGTGAGATCACAATGAAGCCCGGCGTGTCGATCCGCCCTACGCCGCCGGTCAGCCAGACCGTCTGATGGATGTCTTTGATGTCGTTGAACCAGCCTGCCGTCCGCCCGAACAGGTAATACGCCTCTCCGGCTGCGGCGGTGAGATAGATTTGCAGGGTCGGCTTCTTGAAATAATGCGGGTTGAGATCCCCGGAATGGAGCATTTTGATGGCCGTGCGAATCTTGCTCGGCTCGTCCGGATGGTAGAGATAGGGCAGCCCGAACCCGACTCCCCAGACCCGCAGCGACAACGCGATGGTGAGTACGATCCCCAGTGCCACCCCGGTGCGAACCCGTGCGGTATTCCACGCCTCGTCATCCAAGCGGACAACGGGAGTTCCGGCAGTCAGGACGCGGCTGACCATCTGGTTCAGACTCGACACGCAGACTCCCTAAGGGGTGTCGGCCCCCGCCGACATGAATATCTCAGTTTACCGCTGCGTCTGTATCAAGGGAAATGAACACCCGCATCGCCTATCAACGACGAATCCATGCCGACGTACTGAAACTGACTCGGATTGATTCCGCAGTTCGCCAAGCGCGATTTGGATAGGAAACCGTTTTCGTCTGATGCAATCGATCAGAATCGACCACGGAACGAGAAGTAAAATCCTGATCGCGGGCCGCAATAGGCCGGTCGGTAATACCTCGGCCCGCAGTAGCCGCCATAGTACGGGCGATAATAGACCACCGGCGGCGGGCAGTAGGCGGGATAGTACACCGGCGCGTAGCCATAACCATAGCCCGGATATCCGTAGTAACCGCTGCGGTAGTACCGTGAGTAGCCGCTCGAATATGAGAATCCGACGCTCGTCCGCGAGCGGTGGCCGTAATCGCTGTACCCCACGCCGATGCGATACGACGCCTCACTGGCGCGATTGTTGGAGTAGGTCCGCACGGATTCGTTGCGCGGGCTGACTGCATCGGTGCCTTCATACCGTTCGTTCAACGGGAGAGGCGCGGGTGATGCTGCATCGATCGGCCGCGAATCCACGACCTGAAGCTGCTCATAATTCGCCAGGGTTGCATTAGTCGTCGATGACCGTGCCGAAGTATTGGCAGACGGGTTGTAATAAACACGTCGCGTGGTGACGACAGGCGGATTAGGTTTGTTGCCGCGCAGCGAGTCCGAGGATGCGAGAACGGGGTATTTGGAAACCTCCGGGCTGAGCTGACGGCGTGTAGCCTCCGTGCCTGACGAGCTGCGATAGACCAGCGGCGCAGCCTCGATGTAGCGGATGTCAGATCGCTCCACGTTTGAGACGCGCTCAAGTCGCCCTGCCGTTCCGCCAAATCGAGCCTCATCGGCACAGGTAACTAAGCCGGGTGACGCAATAGTTGCGGCAAACGCCACGACCGCGATACTGAGCTTCGTGCTGTTGAGCATGGCTGTACCTCCTTGATGACCTATATCATTATCGACGCGCGTTTGCCGAAATCAAGAACTGAGCATCCTCTGGAAGTGTTGTAAAACTAAAGAGATATGCTTCGCACGCCGATTAGTGAAATCGCGTGAAGCCTCGACCGGGCCAAACTGCGAGATTGAGACACCGCCAATATGACCGACCGCCCTCTGCTTTATCCTCTGAAGCTCGAACCCATTTACAAAGAAAAAGTGTGGGGTGGTCGCGCCCTCGAAAAACTGGGACGAAAGCTGCCGGGTGACTCCGCCACGGCTATCGGTGAGTCATGGGAACTCGCCGATCTGGCGACCACTTCGGTATCCGGCGGCGGCGGAGCGGCGGAACGCTCAATCGTCCGCAATGGTCCGCTCGCCGGTCGCACACTCCACGATCTGATGCAGCTCTACGGCGCAGACCTCCTCGGACGACTCAAGCCTGACGCCGAGGGCGGCTTCCCCGTACTGATCAAGTTTCTCGATGCCGGCGATAACCTCTCAGTGCAAGTCCACCCAAGCACTGCGTGGTGTGAATCGCATACCGATGCGTACCTCAAGAGTGAAGCCTGGTACATCCTCGACGCAAAACCCGGAGCCGCCATCTACAAAGGGATTCGACCCGGCGTGACGCCAGCGCAGCTTCGTGCCGCCATCGCCAGCGGCACATCGGAAGCGGTCGAGCAGACGTTGATTAAGGTTCCGGTCAAAGCCGGTGATTGCCACTACCTGCCCAGCGGAACATGTCATGCTCTGGGTGCAGGCGTGCTGGTGGCGGAGGTGCAGACTCCCAGCGACACGACATTCCGCGTGTTTGACTGGGGACGAACCGGCCGCCAACTTCACATCGAACAGGCGATGGAGTGCATCCACTTCGGGCCGCCGGACGTGCGGCAGTTTGAAAAGCGATCCCACGTCGCGGGGATGTTCACGACGGTCAGTCGGCTCGTGCTCTGCGAGCACTTCCGTATCGAAAAAATCCGCATGACCGAGTCGTATGAACAGGAAGTTCCGTATGACCAGCCGGCGGTGTGGATCGTGCTCGAAGGCAAGGGAACCATCACCCCCGGCAACGGCGCGGGAGCGGTCGAGTTCACACGCGGGGAGACGCTGCTGATCCCCGCCCACCTCGATA
This region includes:
- a CDS encoding glycosyltransferase family 39 protein, with protein sequence MSSLNQMVSRVLTAGTPVVRLDDEAWNTARVRTGVALGIVLTIALSLRVWGVGFGLPYLYHPDEPSKIRTAIKMLHSGDLNPHYFKKPTLQIYLTAAAGEAYYLFGRTAGWFNDIKDIHQTVWLTGGVGRIDTPGFIVISRLITVAFGVASVGMLFLIVTQLTRDRTIGLLAAAMLAVSPSHVASSRYIHPDVVMLFFLLVVVWACQRILAHGRWRDYALAGIACGLATGSKYNGFFAIALPIIAYFVSDKCEHNKDWKLALTFVLAPLAFLATTPYSLIDWQTFIGNILIETIHYANGHPGMEGGAPLWYAHYLLFFEGPIAVLALVQMARCLRRNRREPATMFLMLFPIIYFVIIASVPVRNEQTLLPVMPFLCIFAAMGLADFFRWMTRQRNERVSIAFSPIMGLVAAALLALPLVRVVQANVRLTTTDSRETARDWLEDNIPRNCRVAVESYSAFIDPALFDVRAERFLCVHDPQWYFEQGVEYFVFGEPAFGRFFTDRQRYSEEIAGYEKLFNTLTLVKSFNDGGYEIRVYRSPQVRAPGARPATR
- a CDS encoding class I mannose-6-phosphate isomerase, with translation MTDRPLLYPLKLEPIYKEKVWGGRALEKLGRKLPGDSATAIGESWELADLATTSVSGGGGAAERSIVRNGPLAGRTLHDLMQLYGADLLGRLKPDAEGGFPVLIKFLDAGDNLSVQVHPSTAWCESHTDAYLKSEAWYILDAKPGAAIYKGIRPGVTPAQLRAAIASGTSEAVEQTLIKVPVKAGDCHYLPSGTCHALGAGVLVAEVQTPSDTTFRVFDWGRTGRQLHIEQAMECIHFGPPDVRQFEKRSHVAGMFTTVSRLVLCEHFRIEKIRMTESYEQEVPYDQPAVWIVLEGKGTITPGNGAGAVEFTRGETLLIPAHLDKARAKFDLDTTWLEVTFPQALAEPLK
- a CDS encoding UbiD family decarboxylase → MATYPTLRDFLDALEKAGELHRVKARVSPMLEITEIADRVSKSAAPHTSPHARKNDPNHAHLGGKALLFETVEGASMPLAINVFGSYHRMEMALGVEQDGGFDGLAEKVGRLIKPEPPSGILDKVKKGMELAKLASLTPRLVRTGLCQQVVKTGEQVNLFELPIIKCWPDDGDPSRFGYPQSLQQPGQGRYITFGGIHTIHPDDAGVDGPRLSRNIGMYRAQLLTRNTTAMHWHMHHDGARHWRAWKKAGKPMPLAIALGGESVLPFAATAPLPPGVSEFLFAGFLNEGGIEVVPCKTVDLHVPANSEIVIEGFVSTECGPPDYDPRVSALNPAPQPLLADHEFFEGPFGDHTGFYSLPDRYPVFTVTAITHRRDPIYPTTIVGLPPQEDYYMGKATERIFLPLLKTLVPDIIDYDLPMFGVFHSCAFVKIRKEYPLQARRVMHAIWGAGQMAWTKMIVVVDENVDVHDQNAVLFHLAANCDPGRDIEIINGPLDILDHAAPRLGAGHKIGFDATAKIKGEEVNGHAIRNWPRLLEMSPAIKELVGRRWREYGL